A window of Phaseolus vulgaris cultivar G19833 chromosome 4, P. vulgaris v2.0, whole genome shotgun sequence genomic DNA:
AgtagctcattatgatcttgagttgcatcaaatggatgttaaaaccTCCTTTCTGAATGAGAATTTAGAAGATGATATTTATATGAACTAGTGTGGTTCAATGGAGAAGGAAAGGAGCACATGAtgtgtaaacttaagaaatcaatatatAGACTTCAATAGGATTTCAGGTATTAAGACACTAGACGGTCTAGTACTTGTTAGATGATCTAATACCCATAAGACAATTTCATAATAAGAAAGTCTATGGATTTTTATTATAACAAACACTACATTAAGATATTTATCAAAGCTACTTTATGTGCATACTTAGACACAAGTACACTATATAGTCTATTAAGATTAAACCCGTTAGACGGTCCGACAGTATTAAAACGATTAGTTAATCTTGCAATAATAAAACTGTTAGACGGTCATGTAATATTAAAACTGTTAGACAATCATGTAATATTAGAACTATTAGATGGTCATGTAATATTAGAAATGTTAGACGGTAatgtaatattaaaattgttagaTCATCGTTGTgcaaaaaagtaaagaaaacaAGTTGATTCTCAAGCTTTTCCACCAATGAATTATTCATTAGTTGATAATTATATCATTCATTCAATCATCTAAACAGATTTGAATTGACCAAACATGTGTTAGCTAAAGACAATCGAACATCATTAATGAAACATGCGTCCATTAACTTATTCAGTACCTTACTCGTCTCCATGCATCTATTCGTAAGGTTTTTAACGATTTACCTCTTGAATCAAGTGCCTAAGAGATTGTTTAGAAAACTAAACAAGAGTTTAGTTAAAGACAAAATTGAATTATCAAAATGTGTTTAAAAACAATTCCCAAAACAACAATTAAACTCAAAAGGATCAGATATTTAACACAATAAGATTTTGAAGAACAAAATTTTAGTCTCATAGAACCTCTAAATTTATTGTGAGATTACAAGATAATCAACCTAAAGGAGTTTAGCTTTCCATGCGGGAGGTAAATTGAAAGaactataaagaaaaaaaataaagaaaactaagaaaaccTTAATGTTATATTTTTCGAATGTCACTGTCAAGCTTTGACGCTCCATGATTTCTCCTTTAAGCTTGTatctttatataattttttcctCTCTTAGGATCTCGGAAAAGTATTctagtttgaatttttttcacaGTTTTTCAGTTTCCAACTTTCTAGAATTCTCAGATTTTGTTTCCTACTTAATCGTGAACTCTGTTTCTTTGTATCTTTGCAGATGATTTGCTTCCAAAATTTTTttatgagatattgtagattttattctctaattctttaactcaaattttgtttttcattttgatttaaagaaacaactttgactttTGTGTTATTCAGACCATTCACAATGGTAGAGACTTCCTTTAGATCATCTAGTCAAACACTTCTATTAAGTCATCTATTGCGTGTAACCACTAGATCATCTAGTCaaaattagtaaaaataataattaagaccaaagtaaataaaattagatGAATCTAAATTAAAACAAGGCGTAATTACCTATTTGTCCCTACAGTTaaggtcaatattcaatttactatagtagttttaaaaaaaatcagtttcgtctaaggttttaaaaaaaaatatgcaataTGGTccattttgttaaatttttattaacagCATTAACTTTTGATGATATGGCATACACACTGTCACTAGTATGCTCGAGTGAACTTTGCACTTGGGACACTTGGGAAAAACTTTTAATATGTCATTATTTGACATTGAAATTATGTGTTTAATATGAAATTGGGAAAAGGAGATGAATGGTTCAATTGCAATGAGTGATTGCAGCCACAAACACTCTACCCAGAATAACCACCAACAAACCCATTACCTTTCTAATTCCTTGCCAGCGGCGGCTACTCGCCACCCTCTTCGATGTCAACTCTTGAAGATGGAGAGGGACGAAGTTTCTTTTGTTTAGAATTGTATTTCTTATGGGAatcctttttttctttcaaagtttcgAGGTTTCTATCACTCCTTAGGTTCGTTCTGGGAAtggtggttgaagtgttgtcgAAATTGGTCTTTGTGGGTTCCTAAGCCGGAGAATGTCGGTGGGTTGAACGCTAACGGATTGTACCATGTAATCAACTTTTGGCAGTGTCCAATATCCCATGGAATCGTACCGTTGATGAAATTTCCCTGCAATTCGAGTTTATACAACCGGTGACACCTAATGAAATATGGATTTTGATCGGTGATGTTCGACGAAGTCGCGAAGAAGATCACAAGATTAGTTGCATTCCAAATGGATGCAAGTAAAGAGGTTCCAAAGGATTTTTCGGAGATGTTGAAGTACTGCAAGTTACCTACCTAAGCTCTCCAGAATTTGACCTATGCATGCTAGTGACAGTGTGTATGCCACATCTTCAGAAGTTAACGACGTTAgtgaaaatttaacaaaaataccAAATtgcatactttttaaaaaactttgggaccaaattgaattttttaaaattactgtaataaattgaatatttaccctaaatataagaaaaaaaaggtaattatacctTAAAACAGTTAATTTATTAATGATTAGAATCCtttaaagtataaataaaattataatcatCAACTATCTATCTAATGCACATACTTAGATCAGTGACAATCTATACTTCATATAAACACTAAGACCATTTACATCAATGAAATTTTGTTCaactaatgtaaaaaaaataaaaataattacctTTTATTTGTAAAACAAACCATCTACTTGAAGAATTCTTATcaattaaatgtaaatatttcACCTTCGTTTAACaaactaaaacattttttttcagcATGTTCTCATATCAATTTCACTCAACTTCTTTTATCTcaatttcttctcttctttttctaCTTTGGGAATGTAGACTTTTTTCCCCATTATGGATTGAGTGTCCACTATGGATTGAGTGTCCACTGtcctttttctaattttataatttcataggtcataatatatatatatatatatatatataaataaatactaatgcAAAAAGTATAGCATTAAATAGAATAGTGTTCGAAGTTCTTTCTAGTAAAAGCTTTGATAGAAAAGAAATTtgaacagaaaaagaaaagaaaaattagttactgaaatatcataaaataaaaaaaataacatttaaaattaaacaaaagaaaTCAGAATGATTAGTAAATTTTAAAAGACACGTCTAATGTTACTACcttctttttcaaatatttatggAAAAAACTCTCTTTTAAATCACTTCTATTTCAACGGTAAAATCAGAACTAATTCCCTTTCTTGGGTGTAGatacaaaataaagtaaaattgaaTAATGACACCGAAAATTAATGTGAAAAAATCTTTCCAACTTGAAAAATATAAACTCATCGGACCTAATATAGAAAAATGTCTCAACTATGAAAGtaaaattacaatatttgtttttctCACCTGTGCAATAATACTCAATCTCATCTAATAAGGATGAAATACAATGTCTCTTTAGTCTCCCACTATGATTTCTAATCCCACACTAGTGGACTATTCTCTTATTTATTATCTATATTGCTCTTTTCACTTGCTTGTTTTTCTCTTCCTCACAAATTTCCTTTACATAAAGAGATAATGGATAATTAAAGCTGATTACATTTTGAAGAGATATAATTTCCAAGACTTTTGGATTGATCATCAATGAATATATTCATTGAATCAATTATCAAAATTCATTGGTTATGATCCCCATTAAAATGAGGAACGATTCCCAACGCCATGTACCACTGCCACATTTATCCATAACTTCAACTTTGTTAGAAAATCAATCTAATGgacagaataattttttttataaatattacttgtgtttaaaaatagaattataCCTCATATTTtcgtaaagaaaataaaaacatttattatcttagattttatttatagagaagaattttattttgtataacaCTCTTTCATCTAATctatttattaataggtatatactatttaagtataatttttcttaaattttgttttatgaatTTTAGCTTAATTCTTTacatttatttgtattttatttttttatttttaataatattttttatatgataatatATGATTATTGAATcttgaaatataatttaatcTAACCTAATTgtcataatatttatttaaaaatagaacTATAGTATATTAACGGctcattaatttttatacatCCATATAACAACcgctttttaataataaaatattaaattaaaaggaaaatatagtaattataataaaaattacttaaaaaagaTACCAGAAAGTTATAAGGGTTGTATGAGATACAAAATGAACTGCTAAATATCATAACTTCTAAAAATCatataggaaaaagataattttaaaatgtctCTTTTGAAAGTAACTACTGAATcacaatattttaataataaaatattaaattaaatcagaaattacattatttaataaaaattgttttaggGTAGTTATCTATATctatttatatgtattttcttctatatataaaaggaatttcactcttttaactttttttaatttttttatccttatataaatatttaattttattattatattatcaacattatgttatttaattattagaaacagttttaaatgtaaaacaatttttttaatttaattttctgaaatatatctctatttctttaatttttactgttttttaatttatatttttaaatttttaaaattttattactgTTTTActcactttattttatttctcttctTCCTCAAATATCTTAAAACTCAATAAAATAGATTTCATACTTCTTCTGTTATCTGTATTTCTATACACttaaatctatattttatttaaatatatatatatatatatatatataaaaatattatcccTCTCATAAAGATAATAAAGTTGTTGCAGAACccaataaaataaatcataactcttaaaacagaaaaaaaaactttaatactaaaaaaatataccCTAGTAACcatcaattttaataatataataatatatattaagattttaaattaaaaattaaataaatgtaattattttttaatgatattgtATTTTATTAATCTCAAAGTATTATCTTTACCACTCCTCTTTTCAAAATAAGTgttttgagttttaaaaaatagaaattgtgAAATATTTGCTGGAGTCACGCAACCGTTCAACAACACCAAACGGAGTTCTGTTTTTCTTACCAACTTCAAAAATAAAACCGTTGATCTCCTTCCACCACCCTTCTCCCTCCATTTCTCTCCCACCCTGTACATTTGAGTTCCGTTCTGTTCTTCTTTTCCACAAACCGACACCAACAAAACATGCCCAACAAAACATACCCAACACAACCTTATTAAATGCAAACTCTTCTTCCACTCTAGCAATTCTCAAAACACCAACAAAAATGGAAAACCAAATCCACAAATTCTTCTCCTTATTCCTCTCCATTTACCTTCTCGGTTACTTCATCATCTTCCGCAAATGGGCCCCCAAGATCCGACCAGAAGCCTCCAGCTGCCTCATCTCCCTCTTCCACGGCACCCCGGCGGCGCTCCTCGCCGTCGCCGCCGTCCTCTCAGCCGAAAGCCGCAGCCTTGCCGCCGCAAACACGAACTTCCAGAACCTCGTGCTCGACTACAGCGCCGCCTACTTCGCCGCCGACCTCGTCCACCTCGCCGCGTTCTTCTCTGGCCGCGGAGACCTCACGTTCGTCTTCCATCACCTCGCCACTCTCTTCGTGATCCTCACGTGCCGCCACGTGGCGGCGCACGGGGCAGTGGCGGTGCTCACGCTCCTGGCTGTCGCGGAGGCCACCAGCGCGCTGCAGAACGCGTGGGCACTGGCGCGTGCGCGGAGCGACGCGCCTTTCGCGGCGAGTGTAGATAGAGTTCTATCGGTTCCTTTTTACGGGTTGTATTCTGTTGTACGAGGTTTGTTGGGGCCTTATGTTGTTTTCCAAATGGCGGCGTTTTACTCAGGTGGCGGTGCTGAGGGTGTTATTGCCACGTGGGTTTGGATTTCATGGGTCGTTGTGGTGTCGGTGGCCATTGCTGGGAGCGTTGCGTGGGTTTCCAATCTCTGGATTGAAGTCTACACAGAAAGATCAAGGAAAGTTGAACAGAAGATAAGATAATGCATTAATGTTGAATTTTCGCATCTTGTTAAGTTAAATATGTATTTAGTAGCTTGTTTATGTAGATGTTgttcttaaaatatatattcgGGTATGATTGTTTTTCTTATACTAAATTTATGAGATATAaggatattttattttctaatttggTTCCTATTGAATTAGAATGAGTTATGATTTATCTCTTTTTTTGTGGGTTTTCTAGACTTATGCAATTATGGTTAAAATTTATCGAAATGAaaattttttagaataaaataattttcataataaagtttaattttcaaaatacaactttgctttataattttttttctttatttttttagtaaactCGTAccctaaaatttatttttttcctaaacttttttattttataactcttttttaaatatatatatttttcactttgaaatatattataattttattaattaattaaaatttaaatactaaaatattgACATATatgtttctttaaaataataatatatatttttaataaataaaattcttaatacAATGtgtttatacaaaattaaacaagcacaaagtaaaaatcattaaaaataataatattttttatttattaatcaattatttaaaaaatatcaaaataaaaataatattttatactaaatTTTGTGATTTCAAAATACAACTTCATTTTTATTAGTCTAAAATCTTCTTTAGAAGTCATACTTCCAAAACACACCtattcatttatataattttttaaaatttactcatatcaataaaaaaaaactatttgctCTTGCTAGAAATGCAcgaatatgataaaaaaaacactgtTAGCTTTTTGTGTGTGGATAAACTAggaagaaatttttttaatctttactttcaaccttaaataaaataataatatttgtaacCTAATTCATATTCATATGTGCATTATTCTATTCGCTTGTGTGGAGGTGATATATTTTGGCAAGTACTAAacttatgaaaataaataagagaagaacaaataaaaatagaGGAAGTACATAGAAAAAAGGGGAATCAGATATATAAAAGGAGAGTAGTACCATGCACTCAATAAGCAGACATGATGAAAAAACTaaaaaggaaagagaagaaTAGGACAAACGaatataaaacaacaaagaatatGATTAATAGAATGCAAACTGATTTTTTAACAAcattttataacaataatatatttaatcttttaagttaaaagaatgaaaaacattattaaaatgGTTATCTTGTGATTAAGGGATTTCAAGATTGGAAAATTATGATTTCACATCTTAATAAACATTTGTCATACTCTTtgtaatagtaattaattattaaaaatacattttttaataaaaaaataagaaagaaaggaagtaaaataataatatgtatagaTTCCTCatgatataattattatttaagagagatgatgaagaagattgaaaatataatatcatGCAATTGTTGTAAGGACCAAGAAAAATAGTTTGAGTAGAattgatataattaaaatagcatacgaatattttattattaaagttaaaagagcgtgtaaatagaaattcaattattcaggttttattttaaaaagaatcaccatctctctaaaaactcACTTGGATGGTGATTGATACAAGATAAGTGCAAGATGTCACTacttgagagcttcccaaactcacaagataagactagtagaaggagaacaagtctcacacaaatctctcttaatttgagtagagtaacttttcttcaaattccaaatctgaatttacatgagcataacacctctatttatagtgtaaGATTGCTGAAATTaaagtgggaaaattcaaatgagaatCATTTGAATTTAGCGCCAGTATATGTCACAAGGgaggtgtgacttggtttctttctttggcacctcctaaaactacacctacaccttctttttatgtcacatggaaggtgtgacttatctttgTACATTGACACtccttatatctatatctacaccttacttttgtttattttttactatttggACCCTTTATGTGAGCcacttatttacaacattttgctaattattttaagaagactaataggaagaacttcaagtgctTTGGCCCTTGTTCATTCCTCCTTATGATGAAATCTttctttgcttgttgagatgacccttcaagtacaacatccttggtcatcttcatgtattttgGGTTTACATCACAAATAATTGATTTCAACCTGTTGGAAAAATAGTTGAACATattgaaaacacttacacaAAACTTACAATAGGTTCCAAGTACTTTTAACATACTAACTCAACAATTTAACTTGTTAAAGTACTTACCGCAGTCTAAAAGAACTTCAACCTAACATACTTTAACATATTTAACTATCAGTTTAACTTCCAAATTTAAACTGTTTAAACTTCCACTTAACTCCAACCATATAATCTTAAGTATTGATACTTATGTCCCCTCGTGACTTTAACcatctgcaacaacatttcCTTTCCCAGGATAGTACTTCcactaaaattaataatcttTCAAAACTCCATCCATCTTCTCCAAAAGGAATTATGCATCGTTCATTACTCGGTCGATCACAATCCAGATTCCATTATGTACTATCATTGTTTGTGGAAAAGGAACTACACATATAACAACACAACTTTGTGTCTACTCAGTCATGTCCAATGGTAGTAACATTATTCTAGGTCTTTGATACTCCACTTTAGTCTTATAGGTCAGACAAACAAGGACTTATGGAGCCACATCCTCTTTATGTCGAACCATAAAATAAACTTCTTCAAATATTATCTTAGTTATGCTTGATGCACATTAAATCATCTTTATAACTTTTATACTAGACTATATTTTCTAACTTCTTGTTTGTAAACACAAACAACTTATCCTAAACCTCATAATTCCTCCTTTACTTCCATAATGAGATTCTTAGTCCACTCAGTTCTTAATACTCCATCAATTTGAGTCTTTAACCATTACATCTGACACTTGAAATGTGTCCTTGCTCGTGGCAGTTTCAACCAAATTTTCCTTCCCTAGATGATACACAAACCTGAAATTTTACTCCCTTATTAACTTCACCAATATCTTTTGTCCCGTGTCTAGTCTTTTATGATAAAAACAAGTACTTAAGTTTCCAATATTGAATGTAATTAATCAACCTCCtgtaacaataaattaaatccaATAATTTTCGTTTCCATGCTAGTCTTGTAACGACATCGTTACTCACTCTTACCGATTATATTTGGATCTATCGGTTGTCTTataaacatattcattttttacTTAAAGTTTTGGATACCCGAATCTCGTATCTACTTGAAAAACATTGATGTTTCATGCAACTTGATTCATCAttgatgggaaaaacgcacgatgaagcaacacacacaatctCGAATCAACtgcaaaaaataaacaacacatgatttaacgtggttcggtcgtcAATCTGCAACCTACGTCCACGTGCAActaattaggttttcattctatttgttacaattttattacaagCACAAAGATctcttaaatagagattatagaGGGGACACAATAATTAAGTTCACTTACTAAAACACGGTGTCTAGTcaacccaacccaattggtcctgacATCACACTCAACAATCTACCACTTGAAGCCACGACACAATGTTCACtcgcgcttcaactgtgtacatgtacttttGTAATTTGTCAACGaaactcaatgttccacctctAGTTGCCACCAGTCTTCTTAATCCCCTTGAAGACTTTGTTGAAACTCCCCTGAGTTTTCAACACGTTCGTCATGACAGAAACATCCACTGACCCATCCTCTGTTCCTACCGACTCCCACTTACCCGAACTGCCGGATCCTGGAATAGCCTGAGAACAAACATACTCCATACTCAATAAGAAATTTTCTGAAGATGTTTCAACAGTTGGAATACTGATTCTCCTAACCCACTATCATCTAGGAACCTCAACTGAAGCACGACCCGTGCTCCCACTATCATAAGTACCTCTGATtggtctacctgaacctttccatgctcgttcatcctgaatctgacctgtggctttgggtttctctcttgtaaagacaaccctcttctacccacgagattctgtgaaccggactttgtttatcttccgAACTGGGACGGTCACTCCCTTAGACGGTATTCTGACCTTATACAGTGAACCCCTCTTTCTTCCGCGGGCaatgacaagatttcccttgacaACTTTCCACTG
This region includes:
- the LOC137837136 gene encoding TLC domain-containing protein At5g14285; translation: MENQIHKFFSLFLSIYLLGYFIIFRKWAPKIRPEASSCLISLFHGTPAALLAVAAVLSAESRSLAAANTNFQNLVLDYSAAYFAADLVHLAAFFSGRGDLTFVFHHLATLFVILTCRHVAAHGAVAVLTLLAVAEATSALQNAWALARARSDAPFAASVDRVLSVPFYGLYSVVRGLLGPYVVFQMAAFYSGGGAEGVIATWVWISWVVVVSVAIAGSVAWVSNLWIEVYTERSRKVEQKIR